CAGAGAATAAAGATAGCAGCTTATTTATCCATGGCTCATGCTGTTGGGCCAAGGATGAACTGGAGCAGGGCTCTTCTCTTTAAGCTTCGAAACCGGGCCTGCAGGCACCGTAAGAAGAAAAGGATTGTTGTGATCAGAAGGAGGACTAAAAAGGCCTCAAGATCATCACAGGGATCGGTTCCTGTGGATCAAGCAAAAAAGCTTCGGCGGCTCGTTCCGGGGGCCAAGTCCATGGATTTGTGCAGCTTGCTGGAGGAAACTGCTCACTACATAACATGCCTTTCCACGCAGATTAAGGTGATGCAGGCTTTAGCTGATCATCTTTCTAAATGAGACAGAAATCAAAGAAGCGGAAGGAATGAAATTATTGATACATACAGATGATACAGGTGAGTGTTGTGTGGGGGgtaagtgtatatatatatatatatatgtagtttTGGTTTACTGCATATGCTCGAACTCAAATTTGGTTTACTGCATGACtagtatatatgtatatatatatatatatagttatttgaatttaaagaAGGATGTGTAAACTCTGACTTGAAATTAATGTACGGATTGAATATTTTGTATATACAATATTCAAACATCACATATACCTAAATTCTGACTTGTATAAAGTTAAAGCCAGAGGCTCTCATTTAAGttaacatctctctctctctctctctctctctctctctctctctctcattctctgCATGTGCTTGTCTAGGGATTGTCTTCTGTGTGTGTTTCTTACATAAGCGAAGCAGGTCTCAATTATTGCGCATGCTCCCTACAGCACGCAGGCgaatatgaatatatattttatggaAAGAATAATATGAAGATTAAGAGGGTGTTTGCTGCACGTTTCTTGCTACTATAATATGAACATCCACTTTTCTTCTACCAATTATGGGGTATTTATTGCTACTATATGgtatttggttttgatttaattattcaattttactaatttacccttattatagtagtttattttatattttatttatacaatcGTACAGGGGCGAAGGGAGCTAAAGgcggggggggggggggggggggggggagagagCCGGGTGGTGTCCCTCTATGCCCCCTCCTTGCTATTACACATCTTTTATCAAACTTCAAAGTgccttttatgtttttcttctctccctttTCCACTATTATTACTACCGATACTCTCTTTTCGTCTTATTTTGACTTTGATTGTAGTAATAAACTaccatttgaattttgttagTGTGTATATTTAACTAAGTACATGCAATGTCTATTGCTAGTATCAATGATGAGTATATAGTTAATGtgatatataaaataatagagtatagtaattaaatttatgaatttgtatcaagtaaaaaattaattaaaatgtcaccacataaagaaaaataaatttcaatatatgAGGCTCCCCCTCTATAAAAATTTTATGGCTCCGTCACTGCTCACATACACTGTCAAAGTGCGGATTTCAAACCTAAGATTATTGGTTTGAAAGTCAAAGCCCTTTCTACTGGTAGGCACATTGCCCCCTTATTACATTTAGCATATTAATTTCTACTTCCAACTAAGGAtatttgttgatattttctCATCGGATACGATTGTTTTTCATTAAATTTGGGTGCcatattgaaatttgatttcGTTTATTTGATTAACCAGTTTATCAATAAAAACTACCGCTTGTAAAGGACCCAATAGTGTATAGGtatggagtatttactccctcaggtaaggtcctgggttcgagtcATAGCATTCGTGTAGTGTGTGTAAGTTTAGTATGATATTACTCCTCTCAACAGGAAATGtccttaaaaacaaaaaaaaacaaaaaaaacaaaaaaaaaagactaccGCTTATtctaaaaaaagagaaagataatatcaaaacatatttaaGTGATTCCGGTAAGTGAATTGCCTCTATATAAAATGGCATAATTCTCGGCAGAAGCTCTTAGTCCAAATGGTTCAAGTGAGACCTCAGTGAGAAACTTCTTTGGATGGAATGGAAGTTCTTCTTCGAGACTAATAAGTGTTGCTAATGGAAAAAAACTCAGCCTTGAAGCTCTTCGTTGGCCATGAGCATGGTGGATACTTACACAGCCGGAAAAAGCTATTTGTCATACCGTTGACAAGAAATCTCACCGAACGATTAGTTAAGCTACTTCTACTCTTAGGAAAATGGTAAAAGTAGAGAAAGAATGTGCTCTGCTCGAATAAggtttttgattttattttgagacCCTTTCTTAGTCTTGATAACATCATATCTCTTGATGATgttatctttattttattttttattttatggctAATGTGTAGAATCCTTTAAATTGCATcacatcttttaattttccttgATTCCCAAGCGCTCAAAATATTTCCAACAAATATATCAAAGAAAATTACCACGAttattaaaatcataataatatCTAGAATGATCATTAAAAACTCACattgatttttcttctatcCAACAACCTAATTCATGGGCCAATGGTTCCATATCCCACTCTTCCTATTAGTATaaaatggaattgcctctttccaatttttttttcaaatcatGTAACGTGTCAACATTCATTAAGCCTAGTTTGATATCATCATAGTTCTTGAAGATTGTAGTAGCTTAttataaatcaaaattatcATTTGTTACCTTCAATTTATTTACCCCATGATTCTCATGTACATAATGCATATTTATAAGCATCTTATTGTTTTGAGGTACCCCCCTCTTTAAGGGctttcatttctcttcaaGGATAACATTTTCAAGATGAATTGTTTAAAGAATGTGGATCGGAACATTATTTATCAACAAGGTTTTAATTTTCAACCTAATCTCTAATTTTACGGAGTTGGGTATTTAGAACTTTATAGATGTTACATGCTTTAGGCATGCAACATCATAGGCCGCTTTGCTGAAAACACGAGGGGTAAACTTCATCACACCATGCCCTCAATAGACATCGGTATTCATGAGGATAGAATCAGCCAAATCCATTGGCAGAGCCAGAAATTATTTAGTGAAGCTGTAATTTTGAAGACTCAAagctttatttaaaaaaaaaattgaataaaataaacaaatcatAATTGATCATGGTTCGAGTCTTGAGTTGCGTAACCTTTTCCTCCTCGAGTTTGCTACTGAAACTAATCATAAgagctaaatttttttataaaaaaaaaaaggaagaaaaaaaaaaagagaagaagaaacgAATTGGCGACcaagaaggaaacaaaaatcCCAGCACATGAGACTTACTTTGGGTGAAGAAGGGAAAAAGCCACAGCAATAGCAAACAAATTGAtttccttatttttaaaatccttgttaaaagaaaaaagaaaaatatgtttgTCCATAACCAAGCATTTCATACCAAAATGTCAAAACAACCCAGGCTCTAATATAGTTTGTCCATAACCAAAATACAATCATAACAAAGCCAACAACCTCTAATTTAGTTTCTCTATAACCAAAATACATTCATACCAAAGCCAAAAAAACAACCTCCAATATAGTTTGTCAGATAACCGAAAACCCAACCAAATCCTAATTGATCCTACATTCCACTTTGTGATTTTTGGACAGAAGCATAATTGCTGCATCTTGTGTTGCTGCATTTAGCCCTCTTCCTCACAACTCTAGTTGGATTGCTTGAATCTGCTGCAGATGTTGCTACAACTTCTGCTATCTTTTTGTCTCTCTTTTcctgaaaaaacaaacaaagacgGAATACTATCACCTATAATCATACAACCATCATCCCAACAAGCAAATACAATTGTAAAGTGCAATTACCTTCAGTACTTTAGCTCTTTGCTTTGCCTTCTCTCTCAATTGATCCTTCCTCTCCATCTCAGCTTCATAATTGTTAGGTTTGGAAACTGGGATAAAAGTTCCAACAGCAGCCTTAGCCTTACTTTTCTTACCAGGTTGGTTTCTATCATTTGGTGGCTTTATGTCTATGGCCTATTAGTGAATTATGACCCTTTTGCCCACATGTACCATATTTGAGAGAGTCTTGGTACCTTCTTATCTTCTTCCCACCTGTTTTGGTCTCCTTTCACCTGCCTATTTCCTCCTAACCTTGGTTGGTTTGCCTTGCTGTCTATTGTACATAGGAGGTAATATTTCAGGGAAATCTGTTCTTTTTCATTGGTCCATTCCATTCACATGTTGTATAATGTTCTCAATGCCTTTAGGAATGTCTCCTTCATGTAACACTTGTCTATATAAGTTTCAGACACTACGTGCTTACATGGGACACCAGATAAATCCCAATTCCTGCATGAGCAGGTCCTATCATCCAAATGTACTACAAACTACCCACCAATTGCAGTATCTACTTGGAACTTGGGTGTTCCAGATATAATAGCAATGCAATCagcaacaattttttttgctggTTTCAACCTTTCCTAAGGGCCTAGGAGATATTGCACAATCCCATCTCATCATCAAATTTCTTCTAATTTGTATCCTTCTCATCAACTTAACCCGAATCTCCTCCATCATTGAAATTATTGTCTTACACTTAGCCAACATTATCCAGAAATTAAAAGACTCACATATATTATTCAATAGTATTGGATACTTCAAATTAGTGTTGAAATGTGACCTTACCAATGTCTTGGTGGTCTCTCTGGAGCTGTTTCACATTAGTAACATTTAGATTAGTAATCATCcaattagtttaattaaacagaaaaaataactaGTTATTGTTACAATGTTCTTAAAACATCACTTGTAAGCCATTTATGAGCTTCACCATCCAATGTCCTCAACACTTCCATTGCCCTTCTAAACTCTAGAACTGTTGTTGCAAATGCAACCCTCCACATTTCATCCTTCAACATTTTTCCTTTGTATACCAAACtaaatttatggatatgtGTCTTGCACAAAATCTGTGATCACAATTAGGTATGACTGCCTCAAAAGCCTCCACTAAGCCTTTCTGCTTATCACTTATGAATGTAAACCCATATTGGTTTACCAACTCAATATCCTTCACGAGCAGCTGAAAAAACCATATGCATGAATCCTTGGTTTCCATCTCCACTTGAGCATAAACAATAACCCATGTCATATTATTGGCATCTATACCAATAGCTAACAACAACTGGCCTCCATAAGGACTTTTTAAATGGCACCCATATAATCCTATTACAAGTTTGTATCCAACCTTGAATCCCTCTTTACAGACACCCAAGCAAATGAACATTCTTTGGAACACACGTCTCTGTAACAATGCATTGAGATCACATTTGATTTGTACTATTGTTTTAGGATTTGTCTTCCTCAATTATGCAGCATAGTCCTACAGTCTAGCATATTATGCAGTAATTGTACCTTCTAGGATTTTCAAAGCTTTATTCTTTACCCTCCTAGCCTTGAACAATGATATTCAACTGTTAACATCCCTCTGCATTGTTGCCTTAAAGGACACCATTGGTATAGTGGGGTTTGTCTTCACCTCCTCCACAAATGTTTGAGCTAACCAGGAAGATCTTATCCCTTTGTTTTCTCATATGTGTTTGGGATCTAGCTTATTCACCTGTAGTGTGTCTTCATGTTGCATCTTAGATACATAAATCTCAAAAGGACAATTCTCAGATGCACAAATTGCCCTAATCCTATACTTCTCAGACTTCATTCCAACATATCTCACATCCTTCTTTTATTGAAATGGCCTTGAGAGCATTTTTGAAGCTAACACTATTTGCAAACTACATGCCAGCATCAAACTCGACAGTTCCCATGTCACAAGAAGTATTAAACTTTGGGAATGTATGACCAGTGCTCTCCTCATCTAATTGTGGTGCTTTCTTAAGGTGTGTTGCTCATCCTCTTTACTAATTGCAGACATATCTTCATTATCCACAAAATCTCCCACATCTGAAGGCTTTGGTACTGATTGGCCAGCATTTGGTCCACCTCACTCATCAGCTATGTCAACCCATGTAAGAAAACTTCATTATCATCATCCACAAAGTTAGGGTCACTCTTATCATCATTTTTTGAAGAATCCTCATCAGCTTCTTGTTGAATTAAAGGTTTCCTTTTCCTAATAGATCTTTTTACTTCATTGATCTCAGCATCTACACACTCTTCATCAACTTGTGccaccttttcttttcctttggaaTTAGCTTTCTTTGTCTCATGTTATACACACCCTTAATCAACTTCTATCACCTTCTCTTTGTCTTTTGAATTAGCTTTCTTTGTCTCATGTTGTACACACACTTCATCAACTTGTGCCATCTTTTCTTTGCCTTTAGAACTAGCTAAATTCATTGATGGAGTTGGTTTCCTTGTACTTTGTACCTCATTTGATGTAGCTTTATCCAACCCATTATGTAGTACAATTGCTTTATCAAACTTTGGTAGCTCTTCAAGGATAACACTTGGATTTCTCACGTCATCAGCATAATCATATACTTGGGAAGAATAACGACAATACACGTTAGATCCAGTCTGGCTATTCAGAGCATCATCGAGATTATCCCGATGATCCATATACATGTTAATCATCCTAACCTCAGGCACATTTTCACACATTTCAATAACTGTCAGACTCCACATCTTCAAAGTACCCTAATCGTGAACCCTATACCAATAATCAATCCTACCTATATGGCCCAAATACACAGCCATGCAGTCTATTTCAATAATGACATCTTGTCTTTATCCTAATAATCAAAGTACGTAACAACTCCATCCAAATAGTACTTGTGTATCAGTCTTCCATCATGGTGTGTTCGGATGTGAAACAAGCAATCATCGTTTGCATATACATAGATGATCCAACATTAGGGTACTGTTACACATTGCATGGATTTGTTGACAAACACATAAACCACCAACTAAACAATGACCATAAAGAAAACTCCTAGGAAACACTTTTAGAATGCATCTTTATTATACCACTAagatttaaattattaaatataataaagtcACTTTCcataccaaaagaaaataatccACATGGGTTACAGTAGGACCACAGACCAACATTACTTACTATTGAGACCCAAAAAATCCACGGTTCAGTCCAAATATATTCTCGGCCCAATGCGATACCTTATTGAGAAGAAACCCGATTTAGGCACGTGAAAATTCGTCATATACACTTGCacacatgccacgccaagcaaataagcaacacGCCATGCTATAAGcgtaagtgggcccaagccactaGAATGCCtagggcttgcttgagtgggttgtggcaTGGATAGTAATAAGTTGTCATGAGACCCATTGATGGGCCAAGAAATGGAGGTCCCGGGTTGGTTGGGAGCTTCGGAACCCAAACCCATtttttaggcccaaatatgtgggtaagcaCGAAGGGGAAAATAGCCCATTACCTCAGCCAAAATAGCCCATTACCTTAGAAAAAAGGGCCATCACTTTGGGAAGTTGGCCTATCCCTTTAGGGACCTAGCCCATTACCTTAAAGAATGGCCCAAGTGACCAACAAAATATCTGAAAGTCTCCAGCACATGGCTGGAGACAAAATCATGACAAAAACCAAAAGCCACTCACATCTGTAGGCTGCTGGAATCTCCAGCACATGAGAAGGAACAAGTTTCAAGCAAAAACATCTAAAAGCTAAGGGATACTTGAGCAAATCACCCTTTGAACCAGCATACATACCTAATTCTTTCCCTCATTAGACCTGACCATGGAaggaggaaggaaagaaaggaagagggATGACTGAAAATAGGAATTCTTCACTAGGGTAGCTGTAGGAAAGGGaccttgagctcccaaaatccctgattttgtgcaaaggAGCAAAGTAGATTTCACCAACATATGATGATTGAAGGGATGAAgggagaaaggaagggaaagacTTGGCAAAATTGGATAGaaataattagggtttcttggaaaatgtCAGCTTCCAGCGGCTATAAAAGAGGCCTCTTCTACCCAACAAGCATCAACCACatcagagagcaagcttcctttCTTACTcccaaaacccagcaatttcGTGCTCAGCCCATCATTTTCCCTTAGTTTTCCCTCTTGGCAAGCTGTTTTAACACTTGACAGAGTCTCTATCAAGCTGTCGGAAAAACACTCAAGCCAccattttctctatttttcctCATGCTCAACCAAACCTCTCTGCAAAATCATTTTTCTCCTACCTTAATACCCTATCTTTCCCCTAGGGACACTTAATTTTCTCTtcagtgctaaactcatgacaactttgctcccatgccacaagcctctaATGCCAAGCTAAGATTCTACCTGTAAGCACTAAGAATTTATCTGTATGCAgccattatttttgttggtgaaggtcATCAAGGTGCTTTCTAAGGCCCTACTGTCATTTCGAAGCATTTTTGGGGCTTGATCTTCGAACTCAGACACAGGGGCTAATTTCATCCATCTG
The window above is part of the Prunus dulcis chromosome 1, ALMONDv2, whole genome shotgun sequence genome. Proteins encoded here:
- the LOC117614975 gene encoding transcription factor IBH1-like, which produces MTNITTTGVTLNIKSCRTKFAHRFVRSLLQIRNHAPPSSSSSSEEKLIQKRRQRIKIAAYLSMAHAVGPRMNWSRALLFKLRNRACRHRKKKRIVVIRRRTKKASRSSQGSVPVDQAKKLRRLVPGAKSMDLCSLLEETAHYITCLSTQIKVMQALADHLSK